The Candidatus Zixiibacteriota bacterium genome includes a window with the following:
- a CDS encoding RNA polymerase sigma factor, translating into MCRSLKNMENNDRTDWSAFRRGDRSGMQRLYDRHSSAVMSFCLALCGDRNESEDTVQESFLRLMREARSHRTVNSIRGWLIVTARNLILNRRRRASCRSLDQLPENYLCAPNNPEFGTTLSRVLAGLTVAERELLLLREQQGFAVAEIAGMLGLSEENVRVRLFRIRKKIKDKEVFLK; encoded by the coding sequence ATGTGTCGTTCTCTTAAGAATATGGAAAACAACGATCGGACAGACTGGAGCGCCTTCCGCCGGGGCGACCGCTCGGGCATGCAGCGCCTCTACGACCGCCACAGCTCGGCCGTAATGAGTTTCTGCCTCGCCCTATGCGGGGACCGAAACGAAAGCGAGGACACCGTGCAGGAGTCGTTTCTGCGACTCATGCGCGAGGCTCGTTCGCACCGCACGGTGAACTCCATACGCGGCTGGCTGATCGTAACCGCCCGCAACCTGATCCTCAATCGGCGGCGGCGCGCGAGCTGTCGATCGCTGGATCAGCTTCCCGAGAATTATCTCTGCGCCCCGAACAATCCCGAGTTCGGCACGACCTTAAGCCGGGTACTGGCCGGACTGACCGTGGCCGAGCGAGAATTGTTGCTCCTGCGGGAGCAACAGGGCTTTGCCGTCGCAGAGATTGCCGGAATGCTGGGCTTGTCCGAAGAGAACGTGCGGGTGCGACTCTTTCGCATTCGCAAGAAGATAAAAGATAAGGAGGTTTTCTTGAAATGA
- a CDS encoding RidA family protein, with product MARKNIFSTSPFEEQLGFSRAVRVGNHIYVSGTAPIAADGSTACPGDAYGQARRCLEIIQSVLENSGGLMSDVIRTRTYITEASVWRDVGQAHSEFFADVRPVSTMVVVSGLVRDDWMVEIEAEAIVEE from the coding sequence ATGGCCAGAAAGAATATCTTTTCCACGTCCCCTTTCGAGGAACAGCTAGGATTTTCACGTGCCGTTCGGGTAGGTAACCATATTTACGTTTCCGGTACGGCGCCAATCGCTGCTGATGGCTCCACGGCCTGCCCGGGGGATGCTTATGGTCAGGCCAGACGTTGTCTTGAGATAATCCAATCGGTGCTGGAAAACAGCGGCGGGTTGATGTCTGATGTTATTCGTACCCGTACTTATATCACCGAAGCCTCGGTTTGGAGAGATGTCGGTCAGGCTCACAGCGAGTTTTTTGCCGATGTCAGGCCGGTATCGACAATGGTGGTGGTGAGTGGTTTGGTTAGAGACGACTGGATGGTCGAGATCGAGGCGGAGGCGATTGTCGAGGAATAA
- a CDS encoding deoxyribonuclease IV: MIFGAHESIAGGVYTAIERGQKAGCDAVQLFNKSNNQWRAKKLTDDEIEKFFALQKETGVAAVVSHTSYLINIASPKDDLANRSLAALTEEMERCHVLKIPNLVMHPGSHVGSGEETGMLRIAENINRMFEKLPDNSVTLLLEATAGQGSNLGYTFEQLAGIIDKVENGQHMGVCLDTCHIFAAGYDIRDPEEYKKTFDTFDKVIGLDLLRIIHVNDSKRELGSRVDRHEHIGKGQIGLEGFRNLVNDRRLKNIPMILETPKGEDLAEDIENLAVLRGLVKE; encoded by the coding sequence ATGATATTCGGAGCACATGAATCAATAGCGGGTGGTGTTTACACTGCCATTGAACGAGGGCAAAAGGCGGGTTGTGATGCCGTTCAACTGTTTAACAAATCCAACAACCAATGGCGGGCCAAGAAGCTGACCGATGACGAGATCGAGAAATTCTTTGCCCTCCAAAAGGAGACCGGTGTCGCCGCGGTAGTTTCCCATACGAGTTATTTGATCAATATCGCTTCTCCCAAAGACGATCTGGCCAACCGCTCTCTTGCGGCTTTGACCGAAGAAATGGAACGTTGCCATGTGCTCAAGATTCCTAATCTGGTCATGCACCCCGGATCGCATGTCGGCTCGGGCGAAGAAACCGGGATGCTCCGTATTGCCGAGAATATCAATCGCATGTTCGAGAAACTTCCCGACAACTCTGTCACACTCCTGCTCGAAGCGACTGCCGGACAGGGATCAAATCTGGGTTACACATTCGAGCAACTGGCCGGGATCATCGATAAGGTTGAAAACGGACAACACATGGGAGTATGTCTCGACACCTGTCATATTTTTGCCGCCGGCTATGATATCCGCGATCCTGAGGAATACAAAAAGACGTTTGATACTTTCGACAAGGTGATAGGACTTGATCTCCTTCGGATTATCCACGTCAACGATTCCAAGCGGGAGTTAGGTTCGAGGGTAGATCGTCATGAGCATATCGGTAAGGGGCAAATTGGCCTGGAGGGATTTCGCAATCTGGTCAACGACCGTCGCCTCAAGAACATTCCGATGATTCTCGAAACTCCCAAGGGGGAAGACCTGGCCGAGGATATCGAGAACCTGGCTGTGTTGCGGGGATTGGTGAAGGAGTGA
- a CDS encoding SBBP repeat-containing protein, translating into MKSRLITWLLAGMVLVSGTGVRGELSGDIVETLQNLPLTFTPNVGQWDSQVLFQADAGPVTIWITRTGITYQMTRRSVAATSGSPRGGQYEQLLLRVTLPGAREEFVAVGEESIERHTNFLIGNDPRGWWTDLPGYRAVCLSQVYPGIDLRFYGRGDGLLEYDFIVAPGADPGLIRINYDGAESMTVNEAGELVIGTPWNRVIEKCPQIFQASSDGRSSVTGAYRLVDRFCFGFEIGDYDPTRPLVIDPTLAYSTYLGGGGSDIIEDMVVDATSSVYVTGYTSSRNFPLQTPYQTTFAGIDAFVSKLSFAGDALVFSTYLGGMWDDYGRGIAVGSNGRIYVTGETESSNFPIMNAADPTLAGEKFDAFVTVLNASGNSLVFSTFLGGAMDDYGRDIAVSPAGTVYVTGETKSTDFPTLNPFQAALASSNKPDAFVTMYSATGVVSGSTYLGGAGDDYGQAIAWADTGGVGIAGKTNSANFPLQNPLQSTLQGATDIFFARFNAAGNGLVYSSYLGGSANELLGGLVFGSGGAATLTGSTESADFPIVAELQTDQTGWDAFISRVTPDGSALQFSTYLGGVSADYGQAVALDAATGTIYLTGETFSNNFPTVDPYQSGLNGTSDVFVAGISADGSTLNLSSYLGGSTGLDYGTSVGFSGSLFVAGYTYSTDFPMQAAFQDSHRGGNTDGYIARMILHPICADINGNGSGPDIADLVYMVAFMFQGGPEPPLPAACDINGDGSIADIADLVDLVTYMFQGGSAPSCW; encoded by the coding sequence ATGAAGTCACGCCTTATTACGTGGCTGCTCGCCGGTATGGTGCTGGTTTCAGGCACTGGTGTACGTGGCGAGCTGAGCGGAGACATTGTCGAAACGCTTCAGAATCTCCCGTTGACCTTCACCCCGAACGTTGGTCAGTGGGACAGTCAGGTGCTTTTTCAGGCCGATGCCGGTCCCGTAACTATCTGGATTACTCGTACCGGGATCACTTATCAAATGACCCGGCGCAGTGTTGCCGCAACATCGGGATCGCCCCGGGGCGGTCAATACGAACAGCTTTTATTACGTGTCACACTACCCGGTGCTCGTGAGGAGTTTGTCGCCGTCGGTGAGGAGTCGATCGAGCGGCATACCAACTTCCTGATCGGCAATGATCCCCGGGGTTGGTGGACCGATCTTCCCGGCTATCGGGCGGTGTGTCTGTCCCAGGTCTATCCCGGTATTGATCTTCGTTTTTACGGTCGCGGCGACGGCCTTCTGGAATACGATTTCATTGTCGCCCCCGGAGCCGATCCCGGTTTGATCCGGATTAACTATGACGGTGCGGAATCAATGACAGTTAATGAGGCCGGGGAATTGGTCATTGGTACGCCCTGGAACCGGGTAATCGAGAAATGTCCGCAGATTTTTCAGGCTTCATCCGATGGCCGGTCATCGGTTACTGGTGCTTACCGCCTGGTCGATCGATTCTGTTTTGGGTTTGAGATCGGCGACTATGATCCGACTCGCCCTTTGGTGATCGATCCCACCCTGGCTTATTCGACCTATCTCGGCGGCGGCGGGAGCGACATTATCGAAGATATGGTTGTAGATGCTACCAGTTCGGTGTATGTCACTGGGTATACTTCCTCACGTAATTTCCCGTTACAGACGCCTTACCAGACCACTTTTGCCGGTATCGACGCGTTTGTTTCCAAACTCTCTTTTGCCGGTGATGCTCTTGTTTTTTCAACTTACCTGGGTGGTATGTGGGACGACTACGGTCGCGGTATCGCAGTCGGGTCGAACGGTCGGATTTATGTAACGGGGGAGACGGAGTCATCGAATTTTCCGATTATGAACGCCGCCGATCCGACTCTGGCGGGGGAGAAGTTCGACGCTTTCGTAACGGTTCTTAACGCTTCCGGCAACAGCCTCGTGTTCAGCACTTTTCTTGGAGGCGCCATGGATGATTACGGCCGCGACATTGCCGTTTCTCCCGCCGGTACGGTGTACGTTACCGGTGAAACCAAGTCGACCGATTTCCCTACCCTCAATCCGTTCCAGGCGGCTTTGGCTTCTTCGAATAAACCGGATGCGTTCGTTACGATGTACTCCGCGACCGGGGTGGTTTCAGGCAGCACTTATTTAGGCGGCGCGGGTGACGACTACGGGCAGGCAATTGCCTGGGCCGATACCGGCGGAGTCGGGATCGCCGGTAAAACCAATTCAGCCAATTTCCCGCTCCAGAATCCGCTGCAGTCGACACTCCAGGGAGCGACCGATATCTTCTTCGCTCGTTTCAACGCCGCCGGTAACGGGCTGGTATATTCAAGTTATCTGGGCGGATCAGCCAATGAATTGCTGGGTGGGTTGGTTTTTGGATCAGGCGGAGCCGCGACACTGACAGGATCGACCGAATCAGCGGATTTTCCAATCGTTGCCGAGTTACAAACGGACCAGACCGGATGGGATGCTTTTATCTCGCGGGTTACACCGGATGGCTCCGCGCTTCAGTTCAGCACCTATTTAGGTGGCGTTTCCGCTGATTACGGTCAGGCGGTGGCGTTGGATGCGGCTACCGGAACGATCTATCTGACCGGGGAGACTTTCTCCAATAACTTTCCAACCGTTGACCCTTATCAGTCCGGTTTGAACGGTACTTCGGATGTCTTCGTGGCCGGTATCAGCGCCGATGGCTCCACGCTCAATTTGAGCAGTTACCTGGGTGGTTCCACCGGACTGGACTACGGGACTTCAGTCGGGTTCAGCGGCAGCCTGTTCGTAGCCGGTTACACCTATTCAACCGACTTCCCGATGCAAGCTGCTTTTCAGGACAGTCATCGCGGGGGTAATACCGATGGTTATATCGCGCGGATGATTCTTCACCCTATCTGTGCCGACATCAACGGCAATGGTTCGGGACCTGACATCGCCGATCTGGTTTATATGGTGGCTTTTATGTTCCAGGGCGGGCCTGAACCGCCTCTTCCTGCGGCATGTGATATCAACGGTGATGGCTCTATCGCCGACATTGCCGATCTTGTCGATCTGGTCACCTACATGTTCCAGGGCGGCAGCGCTCCTTCCTGCTGGTAG
- a CDS encoding DUF933 domain-containing protein, with protein sequence MKLGIIGPPQSGKTTIFNAAAGKEEAVGDYSQASHRAIIKVPDERLDKLAEIVNPKKITYAEIDFLDAPGFTGKGKESGAIDITPELREMDALIMVIDAFSPDTDPKAAVRNLFDEMILSDQVIIENNIENKSRRKQLTGDQSMMRELELLEKLKACLEEERPLIELELNDEERKMLRGYRFMTLKPVLVVPNIAESDLARQDELTDEYKSFVSPGKCELEVICGKVQMELVGLDPEEQQAFFEELGVRGSAMEKVIQKSYALLGLISFLTAGPTEVRAWPIRKGTTAVRAAGTIHSDIERGFIRAEVTRYEDFIEYKTAAALKAAGKTRLEGKEYIVQDGDEILFRFNV encoded by the coding sequence ATGAAATTAGGAATAATCGGACCGCCTCAGAGCGGCAAAACGACTATCTTTAACGCCGCCGCCGGCAAAGAAGAAGCGGTCGGCGACTATAGTCAGGCCTCACACCGGGCCATTATCAAAGTCCCGGACGAACGGCTCGACAAGCTGGCCGAAATTGTCAATCCCAAGAAAATCACTTACGCCGAAATCGATTTTCTCGATGCTCCCGGTTTCACCGGCAAAGGGAAAGAATCCGGTGCGATCGATATCACCCCCGAGCTGAGGGAGATGGATGCCCTGATCATGGTGATCGATGCGTTCTCTCCCGATACCGATCCAAAAGCCGCCGTGCGCAATTTGTTCGATGAAATGATTCTTTCCGACCAGGTGATTATCGAAAACAACATCGAGAACAAATCCCGCCGCAAACAACTCACCGGTGATCAGTCGATGATGCGCGAGCTGGAACTTCTTGAAAAGCTCAAGGCTTGTCTCGAAGAAGAGCGACCGTTGATCGAGCTGGAACTGAATGATGAAGAGCGGAAGATGCTTCGCGGCTATCGGTTCATGACGCTCAAGCCGGTTCTGGTGGTGCCGAACATTGCCGAGAGTGATCTGGCGCGGCAGGATGAATTAACGGATGAGTATAAGTCCTTTGTCAGTCCGGGCAAATGCGAACTGGAAGTTATCTGCGGCAAGGTGCAGATGGAGCTGGTCGGGCTCGATCCCGAGGAGCAACAAGCGTTTTTCGAGGAATTGGGTGTCCGCGGATCGGCGATGGAGAAAGTAATCCAGAAATCGTATGCGTTGTTGGGATTGATTTCGTTTCTGACGGCCGGTCCGACCGAGGTTCGCGCCTGGCCGATTCGCAAAGGAACGACAGCGGTCCGAGCTGCCGGTACGATTCACAGCGATATCGAACGAGGTTTCATTCGCGCTGAGGTGACGCGCTACGAGGATTTCATTGAATATAAAACAGCCGCCGCGTT
- a CDS encoding penicillin-binding protein activator LpoB → MRLLLTGLIVIALIGGCGGGKTVTRLDTDSVTDLSGQWNDTDSRLVAEEMISDCLNRPWYTDYMQAKADKPVVTVGTIHNESSEHINTGTFIADFERELINSGKVRFVAAKEQRSEIREERQEQQEFASRETAKKLREETGADFILQGSIKTITDQEEGKHVTFYQTDLELINIESMEKVWIGTKKIKKGISQGKTKW, encoded by the coding sequence ATGAGACTGTTATTGACGGGACTGATCGTAATCGCCCTGATCGGCGGCTGTGGCGGCGGCAAGACCGTAACTCGCCTCGACACCGACTCGGTCACGGACCTTTCGGGTCAATGGAACGACACCGACTCCCGGCTGGTTGCCGAGGAGATGATATCCGACTGCCTCAACCGCCCCTGGTACACCGACTACATGCAGGCCAAAGCCGACAAGCCGGTAGTGACGGTCGGAACGATCCACAACGAAAGTTCGGAGCATATCAACACCGGGACCTTTATCGCCGATTTCGAGCGGGAGTTGATCAACTCCGGCAAGGTGCGATTCGTAGCGGCCAAGGAGCAACGGTCCGAGATCCGCGAAGAACGCCAGGAGCAGCAGGAATTTGCCTCACGTGAAACAGCTAAAAAGTTGCGCGAGGAGACCGGCGCCGATTTTATCCTCCAGGGCTCTATCAAGACCATCACCGACCAGGAGGAAGGTAAACACGTTACTTTTTATCAGACCGATCTCGAATTGATCAATATCGAGTCGATGGAGAAGGTCTGGATCGGCACCAAGAAGATCAAAAAGGGAATCTCCCAGGGCAAAACCAAATGGTAA
- a CDS encoding aldehyde dehydrogenase family protein has product MAKQYKMYLGGEWVDRPEKIKVISPYDGALVGTVASASKADYTEAIKKAQAAFAVTRELPSYKREQTCLQIAAGIEKNADKLARMMVRELGKSLKDSRGEVSRSIGVFRVAAEEAKRIGGEIIDLDWSPGSEERMGLVRRFPRGVIAGISPFNFPLNLVAHKIGPAIASGNTIVLKPASSTPIMALLLAELIDQTDYPKGAVSILPGSSRESSPLLEDPRVKLVTFTGSSEVGWWIKNHAGQKEVVLELGGNAGVAIADDADLDFAASRLLYGAFAAAGQSCISVQRIYVHEKVYPRFLKMFKKKVEGLRIGDPLNEKTDIGTMVSADAVKATLETIKEAVAGGAKILTGGTARKNQLRPTVLTNVKTSMDVCSREAFAPLAVIMKYKNFKSVVDQINHSDYGLQAGIFTNRVKDIFYAYKYIECGGVVINDIPTYRADHQPYGGVKSSGLKREGVRYSIEDMTELKILSMNFKTE; this is encoded by the coding sequence ATGGCCAAGCAATACAAGATGTACCTCGGCGGCGAATGGGTCGACCGACCGGAAAAAATCAAGGTAATCTCACCCTACGACGGCGCATTGGTGGGAACGGTAGCGTCCGCTTCCAAGGCCGATTATACCGAAGCGATCAAGAAAGCCCAGGCGGCATTTGCCGTTACGCGCGAATTGCCCAGCTACAAGCGCGAGCAGACCTGTCTTCAGATAGCGGCCGGGATCGAGAAAAACGCGGACAAGCTGGCCCGGATGATGGTTCGTGAGTTGGGTAAGTCGCTCAAGGACTCGCGGGGCGAAGTCAGCCGCTCCATTGGCGTGTTCCGGGTGGCAGCCGAGGAGGCCAAGCGGATCGGCGGCGAAATAATCGACTTGGACTGGTCGCCCGGCTCCGAGGAGCGCATGGGCCTGGTGCGGCGTTTCCCGCGCGGCGTGATCGCCGGTATTTCGCCGTTCAATTTCCCGCTAAACCTGGTGGCACACAAAATCGGTCCGGCCATTGCATCGGGGAATACGATTGTTCTGAAGCCGGCTTCATCGACGCCGATCATGGCTTTGTTGCTCGCCGAACTGATTGACCAAACCGACTACCCCAAAGGAGCGGTGTCGATTCTTCCGGGATCATCGCGTGAGTCCTCGCCGCTGCTCGAAGATCCCCGCGTGAAGTTGGTGACTTTTACCGGATCGTCCGAAGTCGGCTGGTGGATCAAGAACCACGCCGGACAAAAGGAAGTAGTGTTGGAGTTGGGCGGCAACGCCGGAGTGGCGATTGCCGACGACGCCGATCTCGATTTTGCCGCGAGTCGTTTGCTTTATGGAGCGTTCGCGGCGGCCGGGCAATCCTGTATTTCGGTCCAGCGGATCTACGTGCACGAGAAGGTTTATCCCCGGTTCCTTAAGATGTTCAAGAAGAAGGTCGAGGGCCTCCGTATCGGTGATCCGCTTAACGAGAAAACCGATATCGGCACGATGGTCTCCGCCGACGCAGTCAAAGCCACCCTTGAGACGATCAAGGAGGCGGTGGCCGGGGGAGCGAAAATACTGACCGGCGGCACGGCGCGTAAAAATCAACTGCGGCCGACGGTGTTGACCAATGTCAAGACCTCGATGGATGTCTGTTCCAGGGAAGCGTTCGCGCCGCTGGCTGTGATTATGAAGTACAAAAACTTCAAGTCGGTCGTGGATCAAATCAACCATTCCGACTACGGTCTTCAGGCCGGAATTTTCACCAACCGCGTGAAGGATATCTTCTACGCTTATAAATATATCGAATGCGGCGGTGTGGTGATTAACGACATCCCGACTTACCGGGCCGATCATCAGCCTTACGGTGGAGTGAAGTCCTCCGGGCTCAAGCGCGAGGGAGTGCGTTATTCGATCGAGGATATGACCGAGTTAAAAATTCTCTCGATGAACTTCAAGACCGAATAA
- a CDS encoding heme-binding domain-containing protein, giving the protein MMSEDNNNRRRSFRWTAIILILLVIFVWVTWPKDVDREYDFEAVEPNLDTAGLPPETQTALMTAYDEIGLHFTEVEPIFNRACYDCHSHRDKLPWYFNLPVMNGIMRDHISEGREHLDFTAGFPLRGRGAQGELLHEMEEEISEGKMPLPSYLWTHPEAKLEGAVLDSVMTWLENAQDRIAAVYTATGEPVAPPAKSVE; this is encoded by the coding sequence ATGATGTCGGAAGACAATAACAATCGCCGACGGAGTTTTCGCTGGACGGCGATAATCCTGATCCTGCTGGTGATTTTCGTCTGGGTCACCTGGCCCAAAGACGTTGATCGCGAGTATGATTTCGAGGCGGTTGAGCCGAATCTGGATACGGCCGGTCTCCCGCCCGAAACACAGACGGCGTTGATGACGGCTTATGATGAAATCGGGCTCCATTTTACGGAAGTGGAACCGATTTTCAATCGGGCTTGTTACGACTGCCACAGCCATCGCGATAAACTGCCGTGGTATTTCAATCTCCCGGTTATGAACGGTATCATGCGCGACCATATTTCCGAAGGCCGCGAGCATCTTGATTTCACCGCCGGATTCCCGCTCCGAGGCAGAGGCGCTCAGGGCGAGTTGCTGCATGAGATGGAGGAGGAGATCAGCGAAGGCAAGATGCCGCTTCCATCGTATCTATGGACCCATCCCGAGGCCAAACTGGAAGGAGCGGTGTTGGATTCGGTAATGACCTGGCTGGAGAATGCGCAGGATCGCATTGCGGCGGTATACACCGCAACCGGCGAGCCGGTTGCACCGCCGGCGAAGAGCGTTGAATAA
- a CDS encoding M23 family metallopeptidase, producing the protein MRARLSIKVLIVSAVLVVVAVSPAAAYNWPVWPDSTYHAVSAHYGIYLQNPGEPPFMHSGIDIAVPYLTPVFAMKSGWVKTVVTNSDSYSMWRIIIGDSSGTEECDAWMYAHLVSTSIAGIPGQYIEAGDSIGVVVNWPSSPTTTEHLHLSKIRYSGTNHAWSTGWDYWRYYDNPLEFLEPINDTIPPEITPALGDQLLAFCTNQTDSYFAEGAPISGDVDIIACIHDLHNFDVFRSVPYEVKYKIEGDSSIDWTRSVRFTHEHGSYDDMADLTETVYQDDATCNSFDAPGNTYRYYFNLTNSDGDTIIEPEHQALGWNTVFFHNGDYEVFVSASDLGGNVTTDSMTITVANEILLSGTVGLSDSYPNLAGSIISAAPCSAVDTTDETGAFSLLCGGADQTITIERLGYATIDTVLMMTEERTLDVVLEGTGFVCADIDYSGSGPDIADLVYLVTYMFQNGPEPPLMRATDIDGSGSYVDIADLVYLVTYMFQNGPDPICS; encoded by the coding sequence ATGAGAGCTAGATTGTCAATTAAAGTATTGATTGTATCGGCTGTCCTGGTGGTCGTCGCCGTTTCACCGGCAGCAGCCTACAACTGGCCGGTGTGGCCGGACTCGACCTACCACGCGGTATCGGCGCATTACGGTATTTACCTGCAAAATCCGGGCGAGCCGCCGTTCATGCACAGCGGTATCGACATCGCCGTACCGTACCTGACCCCGGTCTTCGCCATGAAATCCGGCTGGGTCAAAACCGTAGTGACTAATAGCGACTCTTACAGCATGTGGCGGATCATAATCGGCGACTCATCCGGAACCGAGGAATGTGACGCCTGGATGTACGCTCACCTCGTGAGCACCAGCATCGCCGGCATTCCCGGACAGTATATTGAGGCAGGTGACTCTATCGGCGTCGTGGTCAACTGGCCGTCCAGCCCAACCACCACCGAGCATCTTCATCTCTCGAAAATTCGGTATTCCGGCACCAACCACGCATGGTCAACCGGCTGGGACTACTGGCGCTATTACGATAATCCGCTCGAATTCCTGGAGCCGATTAACGATACCATTCCCCCGGAGATAACCCCTGCCCTGGGTGATCAGCTTCTGGCCTTCTGTACCAATCAGACCGACAGTTATTTCGCCGAGGGCGCCCCGATCAGCGGCGACGTCGACATCATCGCCTGCATTCACGATTTGCACAATTTCGATGTCTTTCGCTCGGTCCCTTACGAAGTGAAATACAAAATCGAGGGCGATTCTTCGATCGACTGGACTCGTTCGGTGCGTTTCACGCACGAACACGGTTCCTACGATGACATGGCTGACCTGACCGAGACGGTCTATCAGGATGACGCCACTTGCAACAGCTTCGATGCGCCGGGGAACACCTATCGCTATTATTTCAATCTGACCAACAGTGACGGCGACACGATCATCGAACCGGAGCATCAGGCACTCGGCTGGAATACCGTTTTCTTTCACAACGGCGATTACGAAGTATTCGTCAGCGCCTCCGATCTGGGCGGCAACGTGACCACCGATTCCATGACTATCACGGTGGCCAACGAGATACTCTTGTCGGGTACGGTCGGCCTCAGCGACAGCTACCCCAACCTGGCAGGATCGATTATCAGCGCTGCGCCGTGCAGCGCCGTCGATACGACCGATGAAACCGGCGCGTTTTCACTACTCTGCGGCGGAGCCGACCAGACCATAACGATTGAACGGCTGGGCTATGCTACGATAGATACGGTGCTGATGATGACCGAGGAACGAACACTGGATGTCGTACTTGAGGGAACCGGTTTCGTTTGCGCCGACATCGACTACAGCGGTTCGGGACCGGACATCGCCGATTTGGTCTACCTGGTAACCTATATGTTCCAGAACGGACCGGAGCCGCCGTTGATGCGTGCCACGGACATCGACGGCAGCGGCTCGTATGTAGATATTGCCGATCTGGTTTATCTGGTCACGTACATGTTCCAGAACGGCCCGGACCCGATCTGCAGTTAA